CAGCCCGTGGAGTGCTCGCTCCACAAGTCCAACCCCAAGTCGTCGTCCGGATTCGCGTCACCTACTTCGACTGTTCGGCCGACACCCTCTCCATCGTCCCCACCACGATCCATCGCTTCCATCTGGGCCAGATCCCGTTACCCAGGGCTCTTCCGGTGATCGTCTCCTTCATGGCAACCCACAACCATGGCGTCCATCAACCAACTTGCCCGCTCTGCGACGTCCTGCTGCGCCGCTTCTCATCCCGAGTCGCAGCGGAGATGACGGCCGTATCGGCGCTCGAGCTGCTCGTCCACGTGGGCCTGCTCCTCGGACCCGCTGAGTCGAATGGAGACGTCGAAGTCATGCATGACTGGATGCTGGAGAATCCtccggaggaagaggaggagatggCTGGGGATGTGTATGATTATGTTCTTGATGCCGGCCATGGTGGATCATATGGTGTGCCGGCAGGTGGTCCTTGTTTTGAGAGGCTGCAGCGTTTCACATATGGCCGAGGAGACGGCGTTCGGGAGGAGGAGTGCGTGATATGCTTGATGGAGTTTGATGCCCAGGCGGAGGTGAGCAGGATGCCCTGTTCACATACCTTCCACAGCCGGTGCATCATCCGCTGGCTGGAGATCGCTAACATCTGCCCTATCTGCAGATCCCAGATGCCGACGGCCAGCTCCAATTGATTGTGGATATATGGGAAATAAACAACAAGAAGAAAGCTCTGCACTTGCAAGTTGTAATTATACATATATGATTATACATGAGAATAAAAATTCAGTATGCAATTCAATACATGATTATTTGCAGAGTCAAGACGTTTCGTGCATTACAtagataatattattatgataatacgATCGCAGAGAGAATATGATTAGATAATATTACTATGATAATAtggttataaaaaaaatatgattatctgATAAAATAATAAGAAATTTCATAGTGTAGTGTTTGGTACGTATGATAatgttattataaaataatagagAATCTTACATTGATATGTTTGgtatataattttgattatatgaaatataagttaatttttttaaagtacCACCATTTTTACTTattgattattgtctattttctATAGAGACAACTTAATTTTGGGAGCTAATTTTTTTCGATGACATTACCAACCAAAACCacccattatatatatattttttatttttaccaaCTAGGACTAtccataatttatttaatatagattttaatttattttgatgggaATATTTTGATCCCGAAGTTATCTTATTGCAAAATTGTGAGATTATAAAATTATGTGTAATTACATAGCCACATCCCTTAGGCAATCAGATTATCTCTTTTTGAGATAATGCTGTATTACATGTAATACAACAATATCTATGTAAGTAGCGAAACAAACAATGTAATCTGATCATCTATTGCAAAATTATATGTAATTCTATTAGAATTACATGCTACGCTACGTACCAAACGCCCCTTAACTATAAGATTGATCAACAAAGAATGTGCTCTACAGGAATTTAGTGGACGCTTAGTCTAGTTTGCTTCCTATGAAAATTTATGTTTAACAAAAGCTCATAGTATTCTATTTCTTTCCTATTTTGActaaaagaaatttttgattcATTTTGGATTCTAATAACTTAAAATAAGCAACTTGTAAAACATAACCTCGATGTGAAGCTATCACGTCGATAAGAAGGTCATGTAACTACCAGTCATCCaaagttaaaaattatatgaatgaTGAATATTTGATTATTCATCTATAGTCAAAGCTGTACCACAAGGTTGAGTTAGTGATCATAAGAAACTAGTGGCTCCATTTGAAAAAGGCCATCCAATATATTATGATAAGAAAGATACAACAAAGAATTAAGCCCGTATAAAAAGTTCTAAATAACATTATTTATTAAGTGCTTTGACAAGCAGTAGAAATTATTGCTACATGCTACAATTGTATGAAAATTTATCTCAGTGATCATTGTATATGAACAAACCATTGAATATTTTGCTTCAGCATAACTAATATagataaggatattttttttaacattaaGACAAAAGATAATTGGATATTTTGCTTCGGCCTTTGTTTGGAGTCTTTTGAAGTTTAAGAGTTAGTCTCAATCTAGTGTCAACCCGACTCACCTGGGAGTCAATCCATGAATGCAAATCAAATGCAGTGCAGTCAGCCACTATAAGTTCACCTGGCAtaattagtttaaaaaaaaaattggttttcaaattttaaatcatttAACTGGTCGTGTGCTTCCTTCCTAAAAATGCTTCATCATATATCAAGCCCTTTTTGCTTTCAAAAGCCTCATTCCTTCTTCCACACTTAAAATCCTCTCTTTTGTCAAgtgtctctccatctccatggCTCCCAAAAAGTAAGTACTTAACGAGATCAAGCGACCATGTTCTTCACAAGCCACAGCAGATAGATAATCAATTGGTGCTCAGCTTGTGGAAAGAAGAACTAAATTTCAAGCCAAAAAGTTGGAATCGATTCTCAGGGTAGAGCACAAGCAACCAACCAGACAAGATCAGAATAGCTCTCAGTCTGCATCTCCTCCACTACCAAATCTACCTCCACCTCAGGCAACACCTGCTCAAGTAGCAACTCCATCCCCTCCATCTGAACCAACAACCTCCACACTTTTTTTAGTATAAACTCCATCCTCACCCCTACCTACTCACCCTCAAGAACCCACAGCACCCTCATCATTTCAATCTCAAAGATTGCTTGTtgaccctagattgattttgatgatcacaaaggtATTTAAGTATAATTTGTTatgttactaatattatttttaaggTTGTGTAGCTTAAATTGTAAATGCTCACCATATTTCAAGTGTTTTCCATCGATTAAATGAAGCACCATCACTTAAGAATTTTATGAAGAGATTTTAGACTAGACATACCTTAAAAAGAAGGTTAATGAGGATTAAAATCAAGTAAATGAGGCAAGTCTGGCCTAGAaataaatttagagaagaaaggcTGTCAAAATCTTCATAGCACGCATTTTGAGTCGACTAAGAGGATGTTTGAGCTGACTAAATATCAGTAATAGAAAGTCAGATTTTCGATTGTAGAAGATTTAGTCAATCCAGATTCAACTTAGCCGATCCAGACAGGATCTTAGTCGATTAAGAAAGTTAGTCGACTCAATTTCAGAGGACAGCAGCAagatagaaaaattaattttcaagcTTTGTCCACTTAGCCGATCAAATCAGAATTAGACCGACCAAAATAGGATACTTAGTCGACTCAGTGAAAAGTTAGTCGACCAAGTTATAATAAAGCAGCAAAGGATAGAAAGTCTATTTTTTAGTCATCTGAGACTTAAtcgactaaaaaaaaatttgagttgactAAATGAGGCACCTAGTCGACTCAGAAAAAACTTAGTCGACTAAGTTactataacggctagttttttaatTCTGCACTTTTTTGACCCCATCTTATTTTTAATggctagttttatatttttaatagctAAGACATTAAATAAAGCCTCTCTAGATATCTTAGAATGATGGAAAAATCTTGAAATATAAATAGAACACTAATGAGCTTTGAATGGAATTTTTGGAACACTTATTGAAGAGTATTCAAGTCTACTTCAGTTCATTCATTGTGTGAGCCAATTTGTGAattgaaagaagaattttttAGAGAATATTCTATCCTTTCAGTCATCCTAAAAGTAAGAGAAATCAAGGTACAAGTATTGAAGAGCTCCACCAACttttttcaagcattcaaggaGAATAATTGAGCCAACAAGTATTCAACTCAAAAATCTTCTCTTAAGCTTCATATAGTTTTCATTTCTAAACTTCTTTAATCTTGTATTCATTatgattgtattttattttttttttaagttttttagGGTGAGAAACTTGGATTTGTCCAAGCCTAGAGTTGGATAGTGTATTGGTTTGATGAGTGAGCCAAAATTAAAATCAATCGGAGTTGATTGTTAGTCCAAAAACTAATTATTGTAAGATTGTTGTTGGTGAGCTTAGTTAAAATCAATCGGGTTGGATTGTGAATCCAAAGAAaataatcaaactataattaaTTGAGTGATTATGGTTATTTTACCAAGTGGTTTACTTAGGGAGTAGGCATAGGTGCCGAGTTTGatgccgaaccactataaaagtaTTGTGTTTGTGATTATGTAATCTTTTTCTCATTGTTCTCTTTCATTACTTGTGTTTTAATCTATTCCACTAAGCACCTTGTAGCAACTTCAGTACAATTAAagcttaaatttttagaaatctaatTCATCTCCCTCTAGGGTAGCCATccttgggcaacaagtggtattagagcaagtgctcacttatattttattattgtgACCTAAAATTTTATGGcaaatctaattgagacttcattgATTGATGGGCAATCAACTAATAGACTCCCAATTTTCAATGGTACTCACATCCACTATGATAGTTGATGGCATGTCCATTTCAAAGtccgaaaaagattgggataAACATGACAAGAAACAAGCTCAATTAAATACCAAAGCAATAAATGTATTATATTATACTTTGGATGCAAATGAATTCAATTGTATATCTATATGTTTATCtaccaaaaaaatttgggatagactTGAGGTTACCCATGAGGATACTAGTTAAGTCAAGAAATCTAAGATAAATATGTTGGTATATAAGTATGAGCTATTTAAAATAGAACCACATGAAACTATCACTGAGATGTTTACTAGATTCGTTGATGTTCTAAATGGTTTCAAAAGTCTAGGTAGAGATTATACTAATAGTGATATTGTTCGTAAGATTCTTAGGTCATTGTTGAAGAATTGGGAGCCGAAGGTAACTACTACTCAAGAGGTAAAGAGCCTAAACAAGTTAGCTTTGGAGGAACTCATCGGATCGCTCATGACGTATGAGCTCAACATGAACCAAGgcaaagaagaagaaatgaaaaagaagaagagtatAGCACTCAAGGCCACGACCATCCAAGATGTAGAGATTCAGTCCGAAGAGGATATGGATAAAGATAAACAGATGGCAATGATCACAAGAagattcaaaaatttcatgagaagaagaaagaaattcgAACCAAAGAGGAGATTTAACAAAAAAGAAggtagcaaagagaaagaaaaagataaagagaaagagcaacatatttgctatgaatgtaagaagcctgAACATTTTCAGATGGATTATCTTATGTTGAAGAAAAGCTCCAAGAAGCTAAAAAAGAAAGCTTACAAAGCAACATGGAGCAATGATGAGAAGTCTTCTTCAAGTGATGAAGAatttcaaagaaaataaaaggttaACCTTTGCCTTATAGCTCTAAAGGATGAGGTAAGTAATGATGATCCAATTTtcaaaatttacttttgaagagctATATGATGTATTCAATGATTTACTTAGTGATTTTAAAAAGCTATCTCATAAGAATAAAGAACTAAAGAAAGATAATCAAAATTTAAGTAAAGATAAGGCTAAAATAAAGGACTTAAAAGAATCATAAAGCAAATTAGATGAACTAATTAAAAAGAATGAATCACTACAAGAAGAAGTAAACAAACTAAAATCCATTGTAGATAGATTtacattaagctctcaaaacctacaAATGCTCATTGAGAATCAAAAATTAGTCTTTGATAAAATTAGGATAGGATACAACccattaaagaaacaaaaattgttAAAGAATGTTTATGttaaatctcaaaatcaaaatagaaatatAACGTGCTATAGATGCAACAAAATTGGACACAAATTTATTGAATATAAAAGTCTTAATACAAACAagcaaaagataaaataaatttggattccaaaagaaaccattcaCGCTAACCCccaaggacccaagttagcttggatacctaaatttatttgatttGCTTGTATAGGTATGCTTGGCATCCATGAAAGCAACGAAAAGATTGTATCTTGATAATAGATGTTCGAGGCACATGATGGGAGATAGATCATAATTTATCTCTCTTGAAGCAAAGGATGATGGTGTGGTGACATTTGGAGATaactgaaggaaaaatcgcctttttccttgtaggatcttccagatctaatgagatctgggacggaatatttttttttaaaaaattatctgactttatttcagatctaaggtctattagatctgattcttattatctaatatttaatctaaaattaaatctaaaacttgaggattagagaaatacctttagggtaattagattaccctatagatgatcgcagcaatgcccgaggttcaaaaaatagccacgcagtcgtctggcctctatcgatatccactcaagtaggatctagattgtcttctccttgcaaatctctgctccaaaaattagatctagatttgatctggaagatcttcaaaagatcttctgaagctggagcagcagcttctcgacaaatccttgcagccttctgatcagggagccaccacgccttggacaagcaccagatggatgcccaacttcttggacatgaagaggggagagagaagactaGAGAAGATATAGAGAAGTAGAGagatatcaggcttttgctggggattgagcagattctctaaaccctaggcgcagacagggtttaaatagaccctgctgcgccatgcagtgccacatcatttgaccaatcaaaaaatttcaattaattctaaaaaaattttggttggtggagtgatgtcatctgattatatcagataagaactccaccaaaacctcctactgttggtgccaacactagataaacacaGTAAGATtgacgcccaacagtttgagtcgatcaagacatagagtcctcatctcatgggactttatccttatccacttagggcgcatgcccaatctgatcttggcacccactttgaggcctaatttagtaggtggacactccacaaaaactctccaatgatctcttgccaagtggcctttagtttaagatccataagtcaacatttgaccgatgtcctaaaacgaaaatggcaggtgatagaaattggcaagtgttgtcttaaattcatctcatgaattaagataaaatttttttgagttggactagctctagtcagactgagagaaaccttctcaaaattttttggatgagtcaaatcatatttggctcagtcgagatgaaaaagattgcatgaggagaaagttaggctcaatcgtgtgctagcacgatttttttgaacctaattggatctaatccaaatcaatcgaactgggctagtttaattgatgacatccagaccctaactcttatttatgtgacccagttaggttcatttttgtatggtaatgagacatgttgtgatctcatcatcgacatcatcgaaactcctttcgatggatcagaactcttctgattcagacaatttagaatgatcgatcatcaagatcattctaattgctccaaaaatctatcagtgatacctagcagtatatggtggcaacccatcagaaatgaagatgaacctctcggtgcagctacctgtatgattgagttcttctatcatgagttctgactgaattaggattaaggtgaacttgtcaaacccaacatcagtcatatgaatcaatcgatcgatccgagtctgatgtgaaaccccaatgggaaactctttttcattatttcactctgtcatagccatgggcttaaggactcgatctttcgattatcataggactactcctctcatctatcgaggttgatagatcccatcttagtgcaatctggttcctacaatgaatatgctacagccaacatacaccttaggattttgaatggctaggagaccgagttatggtgtagtcaaactataacacactcaaggtgaattgtcgatgcacctcaggtcaaagaactggacacacagctgcagcatcgagctagtcatcgatgagaaggtagacttccttatgactgctcgaggtggtcacgctcagtactctcattctcaacgtatacctatactctcacttcggtgtctccataccgtagactcaagatacatctatcctaaagaagtgatcgtacaccaacctttcgaatcgatcatcatcctcgtgatgatcctatagtcaggagctgtttatgagttagttatgtaaattcatgccttaaattttcaactcttgaaactatgaattaacattcctactaactcaaaggatgtatcacagacataatgtacacaatgtgatagtagaataacctttttattcatttatagtcaaaattataaatttgcccttatatttgtacaggaatgtgccagccaatctggcatctagtacacacatctaacaaactcccacttgacctaatgccaattggctacatatctaaatcccatcttctcatggtgggcttcgatcttctactagcctaatggctttgtcagtgggtctgtcacattgtctgtggagttgactctcttaacctcgacataacctttttcgaggtatcACAGATCCgatggaatcgctgctcgatatgcttggacttctgatgagacctttgctccttagctagggctatggcatcattattgtcacagtaaagagggatgacatccgatggcatcactccaagctctgcggcaaactttttgtaccagaatacctccttcacagcttctgatgcagcaatatactctacctccatggtggaatcagcaatcaccatctgtttGGAACTCCTCTaggtaactgcaccaccattgcaaatgaacaaactcccagatatcgactttcaatcatctatattagacataaagtctaagtctgtaaatttctgaacctggagttctccattcccaaagactagaaacatatccttagtccttctcaagtacttaaggatacatttcacagaaatccagtgctcttcatctggattcgactgatatctgcttgtgacactcacagcatgggctatatcaggtcgtgtatatagcatggcatacatgaggcttcctattgccgaagtataagggatcttgctcatgcgttcaatctcctcaggtgtgccagggcacatcttcttggagagatgaataccatgtctaaaaggtactaaacctcttttgaaatttttcatgctaaatcttttagcacctcctctatgtacatcttctatgaaagtcctagcatcctatttggtctatctctacagaccttaatacccagtataaaggatgcttctcctagatctttcatagagaactccttagacaaccatattttgactgaggtcaacatgaaaatatcattctcaattaggaggatgtcatcaatatacagtacgaggaagacaactgcgctcccattgatcttcttgaacacacatggtttctcctcattcttaatgaaaccaaatattttgattacatcattgaaacgagtattccagcttcgagatgcttgcttaaaaccataaatggacctttgtagcttgcagaccttgtgatcatcatcactggatgtgaaaccaagcggttgccccatatagatatcttcctcaagatatccatttaagaatgtcattttcacatccatctgccatatttcataatcgaaataggctgcaatagcaagcaatgtgcggatggattttagcagggctacgggcgagaaggtatcctgatagtcaataccttcatgctgactataacctttcgctatgagcctagccttgaatgtctccatattttcatctgcacctatctttctcttgaatatccatttacacctaataggtacaataccttcaggtggatctaccaaggtccagacttggtttgagtgcatcgagtcaatttctgatctcattgtctctaaccatttctcagagtcgatatctgatatcgcctcgtcataggtcttggggtcatcaccatgagccccatttcccgtgaggaatattttctctacatcctcttgtatggtacctaagtacctttcaggaggataaaaaatcctagtcgatctacgaggtggaagaggttatgttaggactggttctaagtgattgggttcctcaggttctttagctcgttgctcttgggagacattctccttgagcttaattattcttccgatgccaccatcttaaataaactatttttcaaaaaaaatagcatgtcgattcacaatcacattgtgatctttcggaatataaaaatagtatcctaatgactctttaggatatcctatgaaccgagctctaaaagacctgaactctaacttatccgcttgctgtctcttgacatgagccggacaaccccaaattctgagatgactcagacttggtttcttgtcatgccatatctcatacggtgtggtaggaacgattttagagaaaatcttattcaatacatatattactgtcatgagacaatgtccccaaagaaattcagggaggtctgtgaagctcatcatggaacggaccatatctaatagggtccagtttctccattctgaaacttcgttgagttgtggcgctctaggtggagtccattgagagactatgccattgtccttaagataatctagaaacttccgactaaggtattcgcctcctcgatctgatcgaagaaccttaatgggcttttttatttttttttctacctcatgcctgaattctttgaacttttcaaaggcttcagacttgtgtttcattagaaacacatacccgtacctagacatatcatcgataaaggtaatgaagtagacatagttgcctctagccggcacatcaaataggccgcacacatccgtatgtactagggcaagtaggtctatggccctttccccatgtcccacaaaagggagcttggtcattttgccttgaaggcatgattgacaaactggatatgactcggaagtcaatggactcaatagctcgaatttcttcaatttgttaaccctgtcttccactatatgacctagccttaggtgccacagatacctatcatttagactatctctaggccttttaattcctgtggcattcacattttgctcgatattaaatatagatacatcaatatgtagctgatagagaccattaataagaaaattatttgtaactttattattttaataaaatatattacaatggtccttatgaaagctaatcacatagccttcttgtgctaaacatgaaacagaaatcaaattcctgcttgctgcaggcacataataacagtctctaagaactaaatctaatcctaacagtaatcgcagaggataggttttcacggccacagcagcaactcttgctccattttcgatgcgtaggatcatatcttcatccctcagcctcctgctctcttcaagaccctgcatagaagtgcaaaaataagtactagaaccagagtcaagtacccaattggatgcagaggaaaccgtaagattagattctataacgagcatactttcagaaggaccatccttcttgttctttagggtggccaggtactgaggacagttccattttCAATGGTCATCTGAATTGtagtagaaatattttctcttttcagcagtcttcttcttcggttccgtcttcttcttcttcccatccaccttctgcttcttcgcagactttttcttcttttcaaaagactttctcttggaagaagtccactccacagtaaggactgagccttttgaactcttcaaagaaagctcagccgtaaccaacatattcattaacttagccaaggtacattgcatattatgcatatggaagttcatgatgaactgaccatatgcatcggacaaggactgaaggatcacatcaatctgaaaatctttgtctaagatgatatcgagcttctcaagctcctcaagatccttgatcattgtcaaacaatgatcttggactgactgcctatcacatattttagccttaaaaaatctttggcagacttgatacttggctgcgcgactttgttcaccaaacaactcttataggtggctaacatttggtgggtagtcataatgttctcatgttggcgctgtaagtcatcagacattgcacctaacatgtagtacctgactttgttatcgtc
Above is a genomic segment from Elaeis guineensis isolate ETL-2024a chromosome 1, EG11, whole genome shotgun sequence containing:
- the LOC140854741 gene encoding uncharacterized protein, with the protein product MAISESHILGDSVFHLTARGVLAPQVQPQVVVRIRVTYFDCSADTLSIVPTTIHRFHLGQIPLPRALPVIVSFMATHNHGVHQPTCPLCDVLLRRFSSRVAAEMTAVSALELLVHVGLLLGPAESNGDVEVMHDWMLENPPEEEEEMAGDVYDYVLDAGHGGSYGVPAGGPCFERLQRFTYGRGDGVREEECVICLMEFDAQAEVSRMPCSHTFHSRCIIRWLEIANICPICRSQMPTASSN